A stretch of Misgurnus anguillicaudatus unplaced genomic scaffold, ASM2758022v2 HiC_scaffold_33, whole genome shotgun sequence DNA encodes these proteins:
- the LOC141363173 gene encoding protein NLRC3-like, protein MSPHFSHDSYLTEVLNTFRSNLRKKFECLYEVTSNKRNPTLLNEIYTELYITESESGEISNEHEVRQIETQSRRTTTEETPIKCNDIFKPLPEQDKHIRSVLTKGVAGIGKTVSVQKFILDWAEEKENQDVHLIFPLPFREINLMKNKTLSLLDLLHLFFPQTKEMEIFSDEYKVLFIFDGLDECRLSLDFHSSVRLCDVSESTSVDVMLTNLIKGNLFPSALIWITSRPAAADLIPSECVDRVTEVRGFTDPQKEEYFRKRISDESLSDQIISHLKSSRSLYIMCHIPVFCWISVTVLERMLSEAERREIPKTLTQMYTHFLIIQTNIKHQKDYEKKDEDMIFKLGKLAFEQLVKGNLIFYDEDLRECGIDVAEASVYSGLCTQIFREEFGLYQGKVYLFVHLSIQEHLAALYAHISFTKNNTNVLKPGRFSNILGKFKNKSSEEVLLSELHHTAVYESLQSKNGHLDLFLRFLLGLSLESNQIILQDLLTQMRRCSYMKEKTVEYIKEKMNENLSPEKSINLIHCLNELGDDSLLQEIQRYVRSESVGKTKLSSSQWAALVFALLTSEQHLDELEIKPFIGDTNTAAEVLVKLQLVIKETKKLQLRWCDITNEGCVALTSALRSNPSHLRDLDLSDNKLTDSGVKLISDVLKNPDCKLKTLRLLRCNITDEGCVALTSALRSNPSHLRDLDLTGNYLTDSRVKLISDVLKNPDCKLEILKLSSCGITDEGCVALISALRSNPSHLTHLDLTCNKLTNSGVKLFSDLKDDPHYKLETIRTHGQIPIWMSKWSSVLSDGE, encoded by the exons ATGAGTCCTCATTTCAG TCATGACTCTTATCTTACTGAAGTCCTGAACACATTCAGATCAAATCTGAGGAAGAAGTTTGAGTGTTTGTATGAGGTAACATCAAATAAGAGAAACCCAACACTACTGAATGAGATCTACACAGAGCTCTACATCACAGAGAGTGAAAGTGGAGAGATCAGTAATGAACATGAGgtgagacagattgagacacaatccagaagaacaacaacagaggagacaccaatcaaatgtaatgacatctttaaacctttacctgaacaagacaaacacatcagaagtgtgctgacaaagggagtcgctggcattggaaaaacagtctctgtacagaagttcattctggactgggctgaagagaaagagaatcaggacgtccacctcatatttccacttcctttcagagagatcaatttgatgaagaacaaaacactcagtcttttagatcttcttcatcttttcttcccacaaacaaaagaaatggaaatcttcagtgatgaatataaagtgttgttcatctttgatggtttggatgagtgtcgtctgtctctggattttcacagcagtgtgaggttgtgtgatgtaagtgaatcaacctcagtggacgtgatgctgacaaacctcatcaaggggaatctgtttccctctgctctcatctggatcacctccagaccagcagcagctgatctcatcccctctgagtgtgttgatcgagtcacagaggtacgaggattcactgatccacagaaggaggaatacttcaggaagagaatcagtgatgagagtctgtctgatcaaatcatctcacacctgaagtcatccaggagtctctacatcatgtgtcacatcccagtcttctgctggatttcagtcactgttctagagagaatgttgagtgaagcagagagaagagagatccccaagactctcactcaaatgtacacacacttcctgatcattcagacaaacatcaaacatcagaaggactatgagaagaaagatgaagacatgatcttcaaactggggaaactggcttttgagcagcttgtgaaaggcaatctgatcttctatgatgaagacctgagagagtgtggcattgatgtagcagaagcatcagtgtactcaggattgtgtactcagatcttcagagaggagtttggttTGTATCAGGGGAAAGTTTACCTCTTTGTTCATCTCAGCATCCAGGAACATCTAGCAGCTCTTTATGCTCACATCTCCTTCACAAAGAACAACACAAATGTGTTAAAACCAGGTCGGTTTTCTAACATTTTGggcaaatttaaaaataaatcatcagAAGAAGTTTTATTATCTGAGTTACATCATACAGCTGTATATGAATCTTTACAGAGTAAGAATggacatctggatcttttcCTGCGTTTTCTTCTGGGTCTTTCACTGGAGTCCAATCAGATTATCTTACAGGATCTACTGACACAGATGAGAAGATGCTCCTACATGAAAGAGAAAACTGTTGAGTACATTAAAGAGAAGATGAATGAGAATCTGTCTCCAGAGAAATCCATCAATCTGATTCACTGTCTGAATGAACTGGGTGATGATTCACTGCTGCAGGAGATTCAACGTTATGTGAGATCTGAATCAGTAGGAAAGACCAAACTCTCCTCTTCACAGTGGGCAGCTTTAGTTTTTGCGTTGTTGACGTCTGAGCAGCATTTGGATGAACTTGAAATAAAACCATTTATTGGAGATACAAATACAGCAGCTGAAGTTCTTGTGAAACTGCAGCTtgtgattaaagaaaccaaaaaacTTCA GTTGAGATGGTGTGATATCACaaatgaaggttgtgttgctctgacttcagctttgagatcaaacccatcacacctgagagatctggatctgtctgataataaactcacagattcaggagtgaagctgatctctgatgtactgaagaatcctgactgtaaactgaagaCACTGAG gttgttgaggtgtaatatcacagatgaaggttgtgttgctctgacttcagctctgagatcaaacccatcacacctgagagatctgGATCTGACTGGTAATTATCTAACAGATTCaagagtgaagctgatctctgatgtactgaagaatcctgactgtaaactggagatactgAA gttgagtaGTTGTggtatcacagatgaaggttgtgttgctctgatt